In Cicer arietinum cultivar CDC Frontier isolate Library 1 chromosome 1, Cicar.CDCFrontier_v2.0, whole genome shotgun sequence, one DNA window encodes the following:
- the LOC101498213 gene encoding uncharacterized protein: MGTLQRTTTCCFMIVLFSLNVSIAVGLKDLKNLKTNSKDELKCTPCGQVPSPPPPSPPPPSPPPSSTNCPPPPSPPSSSGGGGSYYYSPPPPSVYYYSSPPPPASTGGGGGGYYYPPPNGGNYPTPPPPNPIVPYFPFYFHTPPPSTAAPPTLIGSVLISAFSILPLFVILFG, translated from the coding sequence atgGGAACACTTCAAAGAACAACAACATGTTGTTTCATGATTGTGTTGTTTTCTCTCAATGTTTCTATTGCGGTTGGTttgaaagatttgaagaatCTTAAAACTAACTCCAAAGATGAACTGAAGTGCACGCCGTGTGGTCAAGTTCCGTCGCCGCCGCCACCTTCTCCGCCACCGCCCTCACCGCCACCTTCTTCCACTAACTGTCCTCCGCCTCCTTCTCCGCCGAGCTCCAGCGGCGGTGGAGGTTCATATTATTACTCTCCGCCGCCGCCCTCTGTTTATTACTACTCGTCGCCGCCGCCGCCGGCGAGTACCGGAGGTGGAGGTGGCGGGTATTATTACCCTCCGCCGAATGGTGGGAATTATCCGACGCCGCCGCCTCCGAACCCAATTGTGCCTTACTTTCCGTTTTACTTCCACACTCCGCCACCGTCCACGGCGGCTCCTCCGACGTTGATTGGATCAGTTCTGATCTctgcattttcaattttaccTCTTTTTGTGATCTTGTTTGGATAG
- the LOC101498542 gene encoding two-component response regulator ARR1-like isoform X2 — translation MKLNNKLSMPTPTSTSNFGDLIADQFPAGLRVLVVDDDPTCLTILERMLHFCLYEVMSADDGKNVVMKGVRHGACDYLIKPVRIEALKNIWQHVVRKRKNGRKDVEQSGGLDDGDRRQKACDDVDYSSSANEGKSSRKRRDEEDDEADERDDSSTLKKPRVVWSVELHQQFMAAVNQLGLDKAVPKKIMEMMNVPGLTRENVASHLQKYRLYLRRLSGVPQQQSNMNNYFIMSPQESSTFGATSINAIDLQNLPPQSLAKLQWSTAKAGAPFSLVEQNNLFGFENSKLRFGEGQLQHSSSSKSTNFLHGIPTNMEPKQFANLHQSAQSFGSMSMRVNASTSQRSPWSTQTARFLPRGQMLNENTNSHATRFPSSLVQLAGPKGNVIVADTSNITPSYNSVSQRSSLSSFPMNQTTEISVNSFPLRRTPGISSINSKGAFREEATSGIKGSGGLFPSYDIFNELHQKSNDWDLANAGLTYGDSHHENPLQGHRGVSSIQPTGQVRDSTLIGKTLISTGDGMSQGNIQNFGQHINTFLVDNIVRVKSERIPDPSSEINPFSEQFGHVDLMSALLNQYEGVGPVENEFDFDGYSIDNIPV, via the exons ATGAAACTTAACAACAAACTTTCCATGCCAACCCCAACTTCTACTTCAAATTTCGGTGACCTTATCGCCGACCAGTTTCCGGCTGGTCTCCGTGTACTTGTTGTCGATGATGACCCTACCTGCCTCACGATCCTTGAAAGAATGCTCCATTTTTGCCTCTACGAAG TGATGTCAGCCGATGATGGGAAAAATGTGGTAATGAAAGGTGTGAGACATGGTGCTTGTGATTACCTAATCAAACCGGTGCGAATCGAGGCTTTGAAGAATATATGGCAGCACGTGGTTAGGAAGAGAAAGAATGGTCGTAAAGATGTGGAGCAATCCGGTGGATTAGATGATGGAGATCGACGACAAAAGGCGTGTGATGATGTTGATTACTCGTCTTCAGCTAATGAAGGCAAGAGCTCGAGGAAGAGGAGGGATGAGGAAGACGATGAAGCGGATGAGAGGGATGATTCTTCCACGTTAAAGAAGCCACGAGTTGTTTGGTCTGTTGAGCTTCATCAACAGTTTATGGCTGCTGTGAATCAATTGGGATTAGACA AAGCTGTTCCTAAAAAGATTATGGAAATGATGAATGTTCCGGGACTCACTAGAGAAAACGTTGCTAGCCATCTTCAG AAATACCGTTTGTATCTTCGAAGACTAAGCGGAGTTCCCCAGCAGCAAAGTAACATGAACAATTACTTTATCATGAGTCCACAAGAGTCATCCACATTTGGGGCAACTTCAATAAATGCAATTGATCTTCAAAATCTCCCACCGCAAAGTCTAGCCAAACTTCAATGGTCAACAGCAAAAGCGGGTGCGCCCTTTTCTCTAGTTGAGCAAAATAACCTTTTCGGTTTTGAGAACTCAAAATTAAGATTTGGAGAAGGGCAGCTGCAACATTCAAGCAGCAGTAAATCGACAAACTTTCTACATGGAATCCCTACAAACATGGAGCCAAAGCAGTTCGCTAATTTGCATCAGTCTGCACAATCCTTTGGCAGCATGAGTATGCGAGTCAATGCTTCTACTTCACAGAGAAGCCCCTGGTCAACACAGACAGCTCGGTTTCTACCAAGAGGTCAGATGCTAAATGAGAATACAAATTCTCATGCTACAAGGTTTCCATCATCTTTGGTGCAGCTTGCAGGACCCAAAGGAAATGTAATTGTTGCTGATACAAGCAACATAACTCCTTCCTATAATTCAGTTTCGCAAAGGTCTTCATTGTCGAGTTTTCCTATGAACCAAACCACTGAAATATCAGTCAATAGTTTCCCTCTTAGACGCACTCCAGGCATCTCAAGTATCAATTCAAAAGGTGCGTTTCGTGAGGAAGCTACTTCGGGAATTAAAGGGTCGGGCGGATTATTTCCAagttatgatatttttaatgaaCTCCATCAGAAGTCCAATGACTGGGACTTGGCAAATGCAGGCCTGACATATGGTGATTCTCATCATGAAAATCCTTTACAAG GCCATCGTGGTGTTTCGTCTATCCAACCGACAGGACAAGTTAGAGATTCTACTTTGATTGGAAAAACTTTGATCTCCACTGGTGATGGTATGAGTCAAGgtaatattcaaaattttggtCAACACATCAATACATTTCTTGTTGACAATATCGTAAGGGTTAAAAGCGAAAGAATTCCCGATCCAAGTTCTGAGATTAACCCTTTCTCCGAGCAATTCGGTCACGTTGATCTCATGAGTGCACTTCTGAATCAG TACGAAGGCGTTGGACCGGTTGAAAATGAGTTTGACTTTGACGGATATTCCATCGACAATATTCCTGTCTAG
- the LOC101499428 gene encoding uncharacterized protein, whose translation MSVSGGTVIAGRRNTRHLVENRFYSPPALRKQRQEQEQKQELTLVENRPCSSSDSSVSSHETTCDASNLCRFLEHTTPLVPAQNFSMRSKRRWKIMETELQPYFVLGDLWESFKEWSAYGAGVPLVLTGNESVTQYYNVSLSAIQLYIDPSKPSPQLRKPSNESETESARETSSDSSGGYCRERGAKSVVNGSSNQPNFSDASIRGLQRISLSDKNESCSALGQLVFEYFERETPYNREPLADKIYDLAEQFPELKTYRSCDLSPSSWVSLAWYPIYRIPIGPTLQDLSACFLTFHSLSTPSQSHCSKDSDISNLSLPIFGLAFNKFKFSVWDPNGDSEGQKANSLLRAADNWLRQLQVNHPDYNFFVSHYSYCR comes from the exons ATGTCGGTATCTGGTGGCACTGTGATCGCCGGCCGTCGTAACACACGGCATCTTGTCGAGAACCGTTTCTACAGCCCGCCAGCGCTACGAAAACAGAGACAAGAACAGGAACAGAAGCAGGAGTTAACGTTGGTGGAGAACAGGCCTTGTTCTTCTTCCGATAGCTCTGTTTCTTCGCATGAGACAACGTGCGATGCTTCCAATTTGTGTCGGTTTTTGGAACACACCACGCCTCTTGTTCCTGCTCAGAATTTTTCTATG AGAAGTAAGAGGAGATGGAAAATAATGGAGACAGAATTGCAGCCATACTTTGTGCTTGGGGACTTGTGGGAATCTTTCAAGGAGTGGAGTGCATACGGGGCTGGTGTTCCATTGGTGTTGACTGGGAATGAATCTGTCACACAGTATTACAATGTCTCCTTGTCTGCTATTCAGCTTTATATTGATCCATCAAAACCGTCCCCTCAGTTAAG AAAACCTAGTAATGAGAGTGAAACCGAATCGGCTAGAGAAACAAGCAGTGATAGCAGCGGTGGCTATTGTCGTGAAAGAGGAGCTAAGAGTGTAGTTAATGGCAGTTCGAACCAACCTAACTTCTCTGATGCAAGCATTCGTGGTCTGCAAAGAATTTCACTAAGTGACAAGAATGAAAGCTGCAGTGCACTTGGtcagcttgtattcgaatacttTGAGCGTGAAACACCTTATAATCGTGAACCATTAGCAGATAAG ATTTATGATCTTGCTGAACAATTTCCTGAGTTGAAGACATACCGGAGCTGTGATCTTTCACCTTCAAGTTGGGTTTCATTGGCTTG GTATCCAATATATAGAATACCTATCGGTCCGACACTACAGGACTTGAGCGCCTGCTTCCTCACCTTCCATTCCCTGTCAACACCTTCGCAAA GTCATTGTTCGAAAGATAGCGACATATCCAACCTATCACTACCAATCTTCGGGCTTGCCTTTAATAAGTTCAAATTTTCTGTCTGGGATCCCAATGGCGATTCTGAAGGTCAGAAAGCCAATTCTCTGTTGCGAGCTGCTGACAACTGGCTTCGGCAACTGCAAGTTAACCATCCTGATTACAATTTCTTTGTTTCCCATTATTCATATTGTAGATGA
- the LOC101498542 gene encoding two-component response regulator ARR1-like isoform X1, with the protein MKLNNKLSMPTPTSTSNFGDLIADQFPAGLRVLVVDDDPTCLTILERMLHFCLYEVTKCKRAEVALSLLRENKNGFDIVLSDVHMPDMDGFKLLEHIGLEMDLPVIMMSADDGKNVVMKGVRHGACDYLIKPVRIEALKNIWQHVVRKRKNGRKDVEQSGGLDDGDRRQKACDDVDYSSSANEGKSSRKRRDEEDDEADERDDSSTLKKPRVVWSVELHQQFMAAVNQLGLDKAVPKKIMEMMNVPGLTRENVASHLQKYRLYLRRLSGVPQQQSNMNNYFIMSPQESSTFGATSINAIDLQNLPPQSLAKLQWSTAKAGAPFSLVEQNNLFGFENSKLRFGEGQLQHSSSSKSTNFLHGIPTNMEPKQFANLHQSAQSFGSMSMRVNASTSQRSPWSTQTARFLPRGQMLNENTNSHATRFPSSLVQLAGPKGNVIVADTSNITPSYNSVSQRSSLSSFPMNQTTEISVNSFPLRRTPGISSINSKGAFREEATSGIKGSGGLFPSYDIFNELHQKSNDWDLANAGLTYGDSHHENPLQGHRGVSSIQPTGQVRDSTLIGKTLISTGDGMSQGNIQNFGQHINTFLVDNIVRVKSERIPDPSSEINPFSEQFGHVDLMSALLNQYEGVGPVENEFDFDGYSIDNIPV; encoded by the exons ATGAAACTTAACAACAAACTTTCCATGCCAACCCCAACTTCTACTTCAAATTTCGGTGACCTTATCGCCGACCAGTTTCCGGCTGGTCTCCGTGTACTTGTTGTCGATGATGACCCTACCTGCCTCACGATCCTTGAAAGAATGCTCCATTTTTGCCTCTACGAAG TTACAAAATGTAAGAGAGCTGAGGTTGCATTATCACTTCTTAGAGAGAACAAAAATGGGTTTGACATTGTTTTAAGTGATGTTCATATGCCTGACATGGATGGATTCAAACTTTTGGAACACATTGGATTGGAGATGGATCTTCCTGTTATTA TGATGTCAGCCGATGATGGGAAAAATGTGGTAATGAAAGGTGTGAGACATGGTGCTTGTGATTACCTAATCAAACCGGTGCGAATCGAGGCTTTGAAGAATATATGGCAGCACGTGGTTAGGAAGAGAAAGAATGGTCGTAAAGATGTGGAGCAATCCGGTGGATTAGATGATGGAGATCGACGACAAAAGGCGTGTGATGATGTTGATTACTCGTCTTCAGCTAATGAAGGCAAGAGCTCGAGGAAGAGGAGGGATGAGGAAGACGATGAAGCGGATGAGAGGGATGATTCTTCCACGTTAAAGAAGCCACGAGTTGTTTGGTCTGTTGAGCTTCATCAACAGTTTATGGCTGCTGTGAATCAATTGGGATTAGACA AAGCTGTTCCTAAAAAGATTATGGAAATGATGAATGTTCCGGGACTCACTAGAGAAAACGTTGCTAGCCATCTTCAG AAATACCGTTTGTATCTTCGAAGACTAAGCGGAGTTCCCCAGCAGCAAAGTAACATGAACAATTACTTTATCATGAGTCCACAAGAGTCATCCACATTTGGGGCAACTTCAATAAATGCAATTGATCTTCAAAATCTCCCACCGCAAAGTCTAGCCAAACTTCAATGGTCAACAGCAAAAGCGGGTGCGCCCTTTTCTCTAGTTGAGCAAAATAACCTTTTCGGTTTTGAGAACTCAAAATTAAGATTTGGAGAAGGGCAGCTGCAACATTCAAGCAGCAGTAAATCGACAAACTTTCTACATGGAATCCCTACAAACATGGAGCCAAAGCAGTTCGCTAATTTGCATCAGTCTGCACAATCCTTTGGCAGCATGAGTATGCGAGTCAATGCTTCTACTTCACAGAGAAGCCCCTGGTCAACACAGACAGCTCGGTTTCTACCAAGAGGTCAGATGCTAAATGAGAATACAAATTCTCATGCTACAAGGTTTCCATCATCTTTGGTGCAGCTTGCAGGACCCAAAGGAAATGTAATTGTTGCTGATACAAGCAACATAACTCCTTCCTATAATTCAGTTTCGCAAAGGTCTTCATTGTCGAGTTTTCCTATGAACCAAACCACTGAAATATCAGTCAATAGTTTCCCTCTTAGACGCACTCCAGGCATCTCAAGTATCAATTCAAAAGGTGCGTTTCGTGAGGAAGCTACTTCGGGAATTAAAGGGTCGGGCGGATTATTTCCAagttatgatatttttaatgaaCTCCATCAGAAGTCCAATGACTGGGACTTGGCAAATGCAGGCCTGACATATGGTGATTCTCATCATGAAAATCCTTTACAAG GCCATCGTGGTGTTTCGTCTATCCAACCGACAGGACAAGTTAGAGATTCTACTTTGATTGGAAAAACTTTGATCTCCACTGGTGATGGTATGAGTCAAGgtaatattcaaaattttggtCAACACATCAATACATTTCTTGTTGACAATATCGTAAGGGTTAAAAGCGAAAGAATTCCCGATCCAAGTTCTGAGATTAACCCTTTCTCCGAGCAATTCGGTCACGTTGATCTCATGAGTGCACTTCTGAATCAG TACGAAGGCGTTGGACCGGTTGAAAATGAGTTTGACTTTGACGGATATTCCATCGACAATATTCCTGTCTAG
- the LOC101499110 gene encoding protein DEHYDRATION-INDUCED 19 homolog 4-like produces the protein MDSDSWISSRRYHSRSDLYLTGHDDAEPGGGDDLRAEFLCPFCAEDYDVVSLCCHIDEEHPIQANTGVCPACGQKVGVNLAGHLIKQHATFLKVPRIRRVRKGVSNSTLFRKELREGSLHSLHGGSSYTTSSDSESDILLSSFISNPVIGDEAVSVQPSPSNEVAPVKESSKDDFLERKSQQLQLSNEDRVEKARRFDFLQGLLLSTILDDKL, from the exons ATGGATTCCGATTCATGGATCTCTTCACGCCGCTACCATTCTCGATCAG ATCTGTATCTTACTGGACATGACGATGCTGAACCAGGCGGTGGCGATGATTTAAGGGCTGAATTTCTTTGCCCTTTCTGTGCTGAAGATTACGACGTCGTTTCTCTCTGTTGCCACATTGATGAGGAACATCCTATTCAAGCTAACACCGGG GTGTGTCCTGCTTGTGGGCAAAAGGTGGGAGTGAATCTTGCTGGACATCTCATCAAGCAACATGCAacgtttttaaaa GTGCCGCGTATAAGGAGGGTCAGGAAAGGAGTCTCTAACTCAACATTATTTAGAAAAGAGTTGAGGGAAGGATCATTGCACTCCCTTCATGGAGGTTCTTCGTACACGACTTCCTCCGATTCCGAATCTGATATTTTGTTGTCATCATTTATTTCTAACCCAGTTATAGGTGATGAAGCTGTGAGTGTACAACCCAGTCCTTCCAATGAGGTTGCCCCAGTAAAAGAAAGCTCAAAAGATGATTTCTTGGAAAG AAAATCACAGCAGCTACAGCTTTCAAACGAGGATCGAGTAGAGAAGGCTCGAAGGTTTGATTTCTTGCAAGGGCTGCTGTTGTCCACAATTCTGGACGATAAATTATGA
- the LOC101499736 gene encoding disease resistance response protein DRRG49-C produces MGVFSFEDEATSIVAPATLYKALVTDADNLTPKVIDAIKSVEIVEGNGGPGTIKKFTFVEEGETKFVLHKVDAIDDANWAYHYSIVGGAGLPDTVEKISFEAKLIAGPNGGSIAKLSVKYHTKGDFTPSEEELKSGKAKGDGLFKALEGYCLANPNYN; encoded by the exons ATGGGTGTTTTCAGTTTTGAGGATGAGGCCACCTCAATTGTAGCTCCTGCTACTCTCTACAAAGCTCTAGTTACAGATGCTGACAACCTTACTCCAAAGGTTATTGATGCCATTAAGAGTGTTGAAATTGTTGAAGGAAATGGTGGCCCTGGAACCatcaagaaattcactttcgtCGAAG AGGGAGAAACCAAGTTTGTGTTGCACAAAGTGGACGCAATAGATGATGCTAATTGGGCTTACCACTACAGCATAGTTGGAGGTGCTGGGCTTCCAGACACAGTTGAGAAGATCTCATTTGAGGCTAAATTGATTGCAGGCCCAAATGGAGGATCCATTGCAAAGTTGAGTGTGAAGTATCACACCAAAGGAGATTTTACTCCTTCTGAAGAGGAGCTCAAAAGTGGCAAAGCCAAGGGTGATGGTCTTTTCAAGGCACTTGAGGGTTATTGTTTGGCCAATCCTAATTACAATTAA